The genomic segment GTAGGACAGGATCTTCTCCAACTGATCGTTGGAGGCCTGCGCGCCAATCATCGTCTCGGTGTCCAAGGGATCCCCTTGACGGACCGCCTTGGTGCGGATGGCGGCCATCGCCAGGAACTCGTCGTAGATATCGGACTGAATCAACGACCGCGACGGACACGTGCACACCTCACCCTGGTTGAGGGCGAACATCGTGAAGCCCTCCAACGCCTTGTCCTGATAGTCGTCGCCCTCGGCCATCACATCGGAGAAGAAGATGTTGGGGCTCTTGCCGCCGAGCTCCAGGGTGACCGGGATCAGGTTTTGGGAGGCGTACTGCATGATCAACCGGCCGGTGGTGGTCTCCCCGGTGAACGCGATCTTCGCGATCCGATTGCTCGACGCCAGCGGCTTGCCGGCCTCGACACCGAATCCGTTGACCACGTTGAGGACTCCGGCCGGGAGCAGGTCACCGATGATCGAGACGAGGTAAAGCACCGAGGCCGGGGTCTGCTCGGCCGGCTTGAGGACAATCGCGTTGCCGGCCGCCAGCGCAGGCGCCAACTTCCAGACGGCCATCAGGATCGGGAAGTTCCAGGGAATGATCTGGCCGACCACACCGAGTGGTTCGTGGAAGTGGTAGGCGACGGTGTCCTCGTCGATCTGGGACAGCGAGCCTTCCTGGGCGCGGATCGCCCCGGCGTAATAGCGGAAGTGGTCCACGGCCAACGGGATATCGGCGTTCAGCGTCTCGCGGATCGGCTTGCCGTTGTCCCACGACTCGGCCAGCGCGATCGATTCCAGATTGGCCTCGATGCGATCGGCGATCTTGTTCAGGATCAGGGCGCGCTCCCCCGCCGACGTCTTGCCCCAGGCGGGGGCGGCAGCATGGGCAGCGTCCAGGGCCAGCTCGATGTCCGCCTCGGTGGAGCGGGCCACCTCGCAGAACACCTCACCGGTCACCGGCGTGCGGTTTTCGAAGTACTGGCCACCCACCGGCGCGGTCCACTCACCACCGATGAAGTTGTCATAGCGAGCCGCAAAGGACATCAACGAGCCCTCTGCACCGGGCCTCGCGTATACGGTCATGGTGTTCTCCTGCCTGGTCAAGACGACGAAATGTGTCGGTCGTCACTGAAGGTAGGCAGTGCGGGGTTGCAGCACGGTTGCACGTCACCGTGCAACGTTGCGGCTGCCGATCAGGCCAGGTCGAAGTCCAGTCCGGCCAGCTTGCCGCGGGCCTGGGCCTGCTGCACCGAGCCGGGCAAGGTGCCGTCGTGCAACGCGCGCCACCCGTCCCGGTCATCGCGCCCGTCCGGGCTGTCCAGCCAGCGGCGAAGCAACGCCGGATCGCCGGTGGACAGCACCGCGGCCCGCAGCGTCATCGTCAGCTCGGTACGCAGTCGCCCGACCGCTGGTGAAATCGACTGGGGCAGAAGGGGTCCCGGGTACCGGTCGAGTGCCGCGGTGACATCCCCGGCATCGAGCGCCTCGTATACCTCGTCGATGTCGGCGGTGATCGGCACCATCAGCCGATACGGCCGCGACTCGATGGCATCGACACCGACGACCTTGCGCAGCCGCGACATTTCGGCACGCACCGTCACGACGTCGAGGTCCTTGTCGTCGAGCAGCATCGCCAGGTGGTCGGCACTGAGCCCCTCGGGGTGACGGCTCAACAGAACCAGGATGTCGGCATGCCTGCCGGTCAGCGTGCTGGCCCGCAGGTGTCCGAACTCGTCGGTGACCAGCCAGCGCGGGCGCTCGGAGCCGAGCACAGCGAGCCGGGGTCGTGGCGGCGCGGCCTCGACGGGTCCGCCGGTCAGACG from the Mycolicibacterium crocinum genome contains:
- the adh gene encoding aldehyde dehydrogenase; this encodes MTVYARPGAEGSLMSFAARYDNFIGGEWTAPVGGQYFENRTPVTGEVFCEVARSTEADIELALDAAHAAAPAWGKTSAGERALILNKIADRIEANLESIALAESWDNGKPIRETLNADIPLAVDHFRYYAGAIRAQEGSLSQIDEDTVAYHFHEPLGVVGQIIPWNFPILMAVWKLAPALAAGNAIVLKPAEQTPASVLYLVSIIGDLLPAGVLNVVNGFGVEAGKPLASSNRIAKIAFTGETTTGRLIMQYASQNLIPVTLELGGKSPNIFFSDVMAEGDDYQDKALEGFTMFALNQGEVCTCPSRSLIQSDIYDEFLAMAAIRTKAVRQGDPLDTETMIGAQASNDQLEKILSYIEIGKSEGAQIITGGERAQLGGDLNGGYYVQPTIFTGGNEMRIFQEEIFGPVVSVTSFTDYDDAIRIANDTLYGLGAGVWSRDGNTAYRAGRDIKAGRVWTNCYHQYPAHAAFGGYKQSGIGRENHLMMLDHYQQTKNLLVSYSNKAQGFF